Proteins encoded together in one Thermodesulfobacteriota bacterium window:
- a CDS encoding sigma 54-interacting transcriptional regulator yields the protein MQDLTVLNIMTRSFESLSPGDDLQRTALVMRRYKLDGLPVIGADGRLMGLMTKANLYDALAAGKLPNTPVDGFFIKKDVVTLREDMSYDEVTEIVKNSRVGTALVLNDKKKVVGIFTKARWIMAMFENETILNKQMQVILDSMHNGLVAVDSRGLVTRINKTAEKLFGITASQAHGKPVPLSFQGLELEDVLAKSMVSIGIKSTHRDHSLLCNITPIINMGNVSGAIIIFQDLTDLDCIASELESVTKLYDTLQSVLEIAYDGIIVVDKKGIITMVNQTAADFFHKPVETMIGKPVDKIFKDSRLHEVAKTGVAELHQLQFIGGTPYVVSRMPIMRDGKVLGAVGKILFSDFKDVRNLARKLIGLDQKVAYYKNQIRNGSNNSITFDQIITSHETFKKIKERAEIAARGSSSILLTGESGTGKELMAQSIHEAGVGRYKRLVKVNCAAIPADLLESEFFGYAPGAFTGAQKNGRQGKLAMADGGTLFLDEIGDMSPSLQSKLLRVLQDRSFEPVGSNETIRVNFRVIAATNQDLYKMVQEKRFRGDLYYRLNVIHFHIPPLRERPQDIILLAHFFVEKYNHILGSGIQDISDDAMKILLHHTWPGNVRELENVIERVANFVKGSTIEPNDLSPNLREKDKKPPHLIKQMPVKKLFKSSRENYEKLTIQAALKKTDGNKAQAARILGISRSWLYTKMSRVGL from the coding sequence ATGCAGGATTTAACTGTTTTAAATATCATGACGCGTTCCTTTGAATCTTTATCTCCTGGAGATGACTTACAAAGGACAGCTTTGGTCATGCGCCGATATAAATTGGACGGATTGCCGGTCATCGGGGCCGATGGTCGATTGATGGGATTAATGACCAAAGCCAATCTCTATGATGCCTTGGCGGCCGGTAAGTTGCCAAATACTCCGGTGGATGGTTTTTTTATTAAAAAAGATGTGGTAACCCTTCGTGAAGATATGTCCTATGATGAAGTCACTGAAATTGTGAAAAACAGCAGGGTGGGTACTGCTCTAGTGCTCAATGACAAGAAAAAGGTGGTGGGCATCTTTACCAAAGCGCGCTGGATAATGGCTATGTTTGAAAATGAAACGATATTGAATAAACAGATGCAGGTTATTCTGGATAGCATGCATAACGGTCTTGTGGCTGTGGATTCCAGGGGACTGGTTACCAGAATTAATAAAACAGCTGAAAAACTTTTCGGTATCACAGCATCCCAAGCTCATGGAAAACCGGTGCCACTGAGTTTCCAGGGACTTGAACTTGAAGATGTGCTTGCAAAAAGTATGGTTTCCATAGGCATAAAATCGACCCATAGAGATCATAGTTTGTTATGCAACATTACACCCATTATAAATATGGGGAATGTCAGTGGGGCGATAATAATATTCCAGGATTTGACTGATCTGGACTGCATAGCTTCGGAACTTGAAAGTGTTACAAAACTTTATGATACCCTCCAATCCGTATTGGAAATTGCCTATGATGGAATCATTGTCGTTGATAAAAAAGGTATTATCACCATGGTTAATCAGACGGCAGCGGATTTTTTTCACAAACCTGTGGAAACTATGATTGGTAAACCGGTGGATAAAATTTTTAAAGATTCCCGTCTGCATGAAGTAGCCAAAACCGGTGTTGCTGAACTCCATCAGTTGCAGTTTATAGGTGGGACACCCTATGTAGTTTCAAGAATGCCCATTATGCGTGATGGTAAGGTTCTTGGTGCGGTGGGTAAAATCTTATTTAGTGACTTCAAAGATGTCCGTAATCTGGCCAGGAAGTTAATAGGTCTTGATCAAAAAGTTGCCTATTATAAAAACCAGATTCGTAATGGCAGTAACAACAGCATTACCTTTGATCAGATTATAACCTCCCATGAAACATTTAAAAAGATTAAAGAAAGAGCCGAGATTGCGGCCCGTGGTTCTTCAAGCATCCTACTCACAGGAGAGAGCGGTACTGGAAAAGAATTGATGGCACAATCCATCCATGAAGCTGGTGTCGGCAGGTATAAGCGGCTTGTTAAGGTAAATTGTGCCGCCATTCCCGCCGATCTGCTTGAATCTGAATTTTTCGGTTATGCCCCGGGCGCTTTTACAGGTGCTCAAAAAAATGGAAGGCAGGGTAAACTTGCCATGGCAGATGGCGGAACTCTTTTTTTGGATGAAATAGGAGACATGAGTCCTAGTTTACAGAGTAAGTTGTTGCGTGTACTCCAGGATAGATCCTTTGAGCCCGTTGGTTCTAATGAAACAATCAGAGTCAACTTCCGTGTTATTGCCGCTACCAATCAGGATTTATACAAAATGGTTCAGGAGAAACGTTTTCGGGGGGATCTTTATTATCGATTGAATGTTATTCATTTCCATATTCCACCGCTACGGGAACGACCCCAGGACATCATCCTTCTGGCTCATTTTTTTGTTGAAAAATATAATCATATCCTTGGGTCCGGTATCCAGGATATTTCAGACGATGCAATGAAGATCCTGCTTCACCACACATGGCCGGGAAATGTACGTGAACTCGAGAATGTCATTGAGCGTGTTGCCAATTTTGTCAAAGGCAGTACCATAGAACCCAACGATCTCTCCCCGAACTTGAGGGAAAAGGACAAAAAACCTCCCCATTTAATAAAACAAATGCCCGTAAAAAAACTTTTTAAATCA